A stretch of DNA from Thalassococcus arenae:
CGTCCGCGCCTTCGAACGTCGGGCGGCCGAGCTGTACCGGCAGAGCTGAAAACGGGCCCCGCAGGGCCCGTTCCGTCGCGTATCCGAAGGCCAATCAGCTTGCGTGGTCGTAGGCCCGTTCGCCGTGGACGGTGATGTCGAGGCCCTGGGTTTCGATGTCTGCATCGACGCGCAGAGCGGTAACCGTGCGCACAACCAGGATCAGAACCACCGTCACGACGATTGTGAAGAGACCCACGATCAGCAGCGATCCGACCTGCGCGGCAAAGCTTCCTGCACCGAAGACCGCGATCATCAGCGTGCCGAAGATGCCGCCCACACCGTGCACGGCGAAAACGTCAAGCGTGTCGTCGATCTTGAGCATGTTGCGGATGACGTTGACGGCCTCCTGGCACAGGATGCCCGCCACCGCGCCGATGATCAGCGCCTCGACCGGGCCGACGAACCCGCTGGCCGGCGTGATCGAGGCCAGACCGGCGATGGTGCCGGTAACCATGCCCACCAGTGACGCCTTGCCGAACTTGACGCGCTCCCAGAACGCCCAGCTCAGCGAGGCGGTTGCGGCCGAGATATGCGTGACCGTCAGCGCCATGGCGGCACCGCCATCGGCGGCCAGCTGCGAACCGCCGTTGAAGCCGAACCAGCCGACCCACAGCATCGCCGCGCCGATCATCACAAAGCCGGGATTGTGCGGCGGGGTTGTTCGGTTGCGACGCGGACCCAGGAAGACGGCGATGATCAGCGCCGCCAGCCCGGCCGTTTCGTGCACCACGATGCCGCCGGCGAAGTCGCGCACGCCGGTTTCCCCGAAGATCCCGCCATCGGCCAGGAACCCGCCGCCCCAGACCCAATGCACCACCGGCGCGTAGCACAAGAGCATCCAGAGCGCAGAGAACAGCAGGACAAAGCCGAAACCCACGCGTTCGACATAGGCGCCGACGATCAGCGCCGGGGTGATGATGGCAAAGGTCATCTGGAAGGCAAAGAAAAGCACCTCGGGCAGGGTGCCCGACAGGCTGTCTGACGTCACGCCCGACAGGAACATCTTGTCATAGCCGCCCCAGTATCCG
This window harbors:
- a CDS encoding ammonium transporter gives rise to the protein MNGADTAWIIVATALVLFMTLPGLALFYGGLVRARNVLSVFMHCYAIACLMSVLWLALGYSIAFGGSDSGYWGGYDKMFLSGVTSDSLSGTLPEVLFFAFQMTFAIITPALIVGAYVERVGFGFVLLFSALWMLLCYAPVVHWVWGGGFLADGGIFGETGVRDFAGGIVVHETAGLAALIIAVFLGPRRNRTTPPHNPGFVMIGAAMLWVGWFGFNGGSQLAADGGAAMALTVTHISAATASLSWAFWERVKFGKASLVGMVTGTIAGLASITPASGFVGPVEALIIGAVAGILCQEAVNVIRNMLKIDDTLDVFAVHGVGGIFGTLMIAVFGAGSFAAQVGSLLIVGLFTIVVTVVLILVVRTVTALRVDADIETQGLDITVHGERAYDHAS